The genome window TATAGTTGCTGACTATTTCATGACTCTGTTAATTTGCAATTACCAATATAGGGGATGATGGTTTCATTTGCAAAACATGTCGCTGATTTCATAAGCAGCATTGGAAAGGACCATATTGTTATTCTTTCAAGTTTAGATTCTGGCAAGAGGAGGGTAACTGATACATCCAGGTAACTGAAATGTCGAACTGCAAAGAATCTTTTAGGGTTGTTTCTTGTTCAAGATTAAAGTCCTTAGGTAACCTTTTGTAATGTAGTAACATGCAGGTGTATTACCTTTCGAGTTGCAATGAGGATGGTTCTGATCCGGAATATGAGAAATTAGGGTGGAAGAGGCTTGAGGAGTATGATCCATCTCAACAAGGGTGGAATTGTCTTGCAAGCTTAGTTGAGGGTGGTGTTTTTTCAGAAGATATGGTTGATGATAATGAGATGACAATAAATGATTACTATGCGAGCTTGCCATTTGCAGCGCTATTCTCTGCCTGCAAGGTATCTGATTTTATTTCAGCTTAAAATGATTTTATCACTTCAAGAGTTGGAGTCACTGTCATAATATCTCTTTATTTGTGATAGGCTAAAGGTTTGAAAGTTTCTTGTGTACTGTGCTACTGCTCTGAAGGCGACAACATGCCAGAATCTTTTCAATTAGCTGAGGCAGTATGCAAACTTCTAGGTCATGGCCCTGAGAAATTCCATGGTACATCTCTATATCACTTGAACACTTATTCcgttatttttcttgattgaGCCCACTAGAAATACGAAAAGAGTATTCGTGTTTATTCATCCATGTCAAACTGTTAAAGTACCTTGCTTTCCTCCTTCAAATTGCTCTTTTAGTTTCAATTATTTTAGGAATGTTGGTTTTCAATATTCTGTCATCATAACAAATGTCTGGGCTGCCTTCTTAATGGGTCCTTCTGTGAACTTACAGGAAATGGGTCAAATGGATGGACTATTCCCTTGTCATGGAAATCAGTTTATGGACCACCTCCTGATATGTCTATTTTCTAGTACTGAGTACTGATCTGGTAAGTCAATTTTGTATTTAGAAAGGGAGTTATGTATCTGATAATGTCTAACCATATTGTCATTGGCTACAAATTCAAACTGTTGTTCATTTACATTCAACAATTTTGGCTTGCAATGATCTTCGATgttagaaaagaaaaattaaacctatatatatatatcctacaCCACGGAATCTACTGAAATGTTCTGCCTTTTCTTTTGCGACATTGCTATCAATAACTAGAAATTATACCGTatcttctttaaaaaaatatgacttCTATTATGAAAGCTCTCTCTTTTTACTAGTCCTCTGGCCGAGATCAGCTGTCATCTATTTCTTGGAAGCATTCAATTTCAGAATAATAAAATAGTATTGTCACAAAATGGTTAAAATTTTACACAAATTCTGAATTATGCTGGAAGGGAACAACTTCATGCAGGATTAACAGCTACCAATGACCTTGGACGCAAAATCTTACACACTATTGGGCTTCACAAATTTGATGATAAGTCCTAACCAACATCAGCCACTAGCAGATAGCATTAACCATCAACCAGTTGTTCATGCCGTTAATGGTTTTCAAGGCCTTGTTTGTCATAATGCTACGGTTACATGTTACCATGATGAATAAGGTGGCTGGAGTGGTCCAGTAGCACATTATTCCATGTGGCCCATGATTGGATATTAAACAAAGCAACCGTTGGATCTAGCATCAAGATGCTGGTTTATGGTGCAATCTGATGTGATTTCATATCTTTTATGCCTTTTGCATAACTGACGCCCACAGTAGAAAATTTAAAATGGTCATGCAAGAATTATGGGGTAGTggtactaatcactcactaattgtTTTTTTTACTTCCACAGTAGTTGGATGCTTCATACTTGAGTGCAGCTGTATAGGTATGCTAGTTCAATTTGAGAGTGGATATCGGTTTGTTGGGTGAAAAAAGTGTGTCAGGCTGTTGCCCTGATTTCATCTAGAATTCCTTTATCAGCCAGTAGAGTATAGTGTTGCCTCCCACATACCATTGTTTGTTGAGCTGAAGTGTGTTGGTCCTGATTCCAATCACTGCTTTTGTGACCCTTTTCTGGTTTATaaagttgttcttcttcttattcgATAGGTGAAGTTGCTATCATGGAAAATGCTGAGTTTAGAATTGAGGATGTTGAACTTCGACACGAGGTTGTTATGTACCAGAAGTATCCAGGAAGGTGAGTTGCAGGTGTTTATGGtcaagtgattaaaaaaattattctttCCTTGTGGAACTCGAGACACCGTGGTACTTGAACCCTGGGAATTCATCAAGCGGAATATTTTTGTAACCGATACTACCGATACTATCTGTGGTTGCAAAGAGTCAGATCTTTGTCAATTCAGCTCTGAGATGGGTTGTTACGTTTGTAGCTTACCACGTGAACTCTCTAATCTGATTATGGAATTCTAAGCTTCAAGTCGTGTTTTTTTCTTCCTTATTGTCAGCAGCCACTGCAACTGGCGTTTTGCGCTTTTGGTTGGATCGATTTTGATGTGGTGGAAGAATCTTTGATAGTGCGTGGTCCTTTATGAAAAAGTAGCCACTAAAAGGTTGGGACTGTTAGGCGAGGCAATAGTGTCGGTGATGCCTGTTTGCCTGCTCATTTTGGTTGGCGTCTGAAAGCTTTGGTATGAAAGATGATATCTTTTTACATCTTAATCTTCAGACGCCTGAAATCATACAAGATTTCAGGCGATGAAGAATGGCAGCCGCCAACGGGGTTAGGGTTACGGGGATTTGGGGTTTTGGAGGTCCGTCAGGCTTAAAAGAGAGGTTTAGGGTGGTGGATAGATTGGCGGTCCTGCTGTGGTTTGGTGGTGTAGTGAGGCGCTGGTGTTGCAAGCGGTGGGTGGAGTTGGCGGTAAGGGAAACAAAAATGGGTTGGTTAACGTGGTGgagagtggtggtggtggcagatCTGATAGCAAAGATTGGTGCGGGCGGGTGGGGGAACTGTTGACGTGGTGGGGGAACTGTTGACGTCGACGCTTGTAGGGAGAAGAATGAGACAGATTCAGGAAGTAGGAGGACCGTTCGATTGAGATCTTGCGACTCTCGATCGTTGAATGAAATGAATCGGTGTAACCTCGTTATACATATGTTTTTTACTATAGACTAGTATAATGctattctattttctaaaaaaaagctGTAGTCATGTCTTCTAGCTATTACAAGGCTGGATTGTGGATAGATGTTTCACCTGTTacgaataaatattttttaggtGTTGCTATATAATTAATTACTAAGAGCTACATTGATTGAGAAATGATGTCTTTTTAATAGATATGTTCTTTTGTCATGTTTATTTagcatgtataaatatgtaaacactcCTTAAATCAATACAGGATTTTCACTCTCTACTCTCTAATTTGTCTCATTTTGATTTTCTATTGCAATACGTTATCGACACTTTCACTCTATAATCACGAGCAGAACAAGCCATCGGTGAAGAACAAGAGAGCACGCAACGAATCTGAGCACGGCGGCCGATGGCAGATTGGCAAACTACACGAAGGCGGTGTCCAGAACACAAAGAGAAGCCACTCGATGGTGGTGCAGAAGAGAGAATGGCGTCTAGAACACAACGAGAAGCCACTCAATGGTGGTGCAGAAGAGAGGCCGACAATGCAGACAAGTAGGTAGGTCTTCTCGCCATTGTGCGACATGAAGAATAGACGGAGATCCTTACCTCATTGATGAATTCGGAGGATGTTGTTCTCCATCTCCTGCCTCTGTCAAATCGTCCGTAAGCACCAATGCATCTTTAACACACGATAAACACCAAGGCAGATTGAAGATGTTCATACCTTGAACATGGCGTTGGAGAAGAATGACGTCTCATTCTTCCTCTGTCTGGTCCTCACCGACCAAGGCGTGGTCCTTCTCGACCACACTGATGCCTTCACCACGAGTGCCGTCGTGCGCTCCTCCGACGGCGCCTAAGCACGCCAGTGTGTGCGCAGTGTGCACGCGCATGCGAGGGGGAGGGGGAACAACACCCCCATGGTTGGCGACCCCCAACGCGGCACGGTGATGCACACGCATCGGAGCTACTCGCCATGACGGTGCGACCTACGTCCTGGCAGACGCGGCCGCTCCATCTCCTGCCAACCGACGACCTCCATGCGACAAAGCTAAACGCGGCGTGGTGATGCGCCCGCTCCGGCTCTGCACGCCCATGGTCACGACGTGGCCTCAATTCGCTGATCCGCGACATCAAAAGACGGCACACAACGCTCCTGCACGGCTCCTTCTTGGTACGATGCTCCTTCAGGGCGCAAGGCCATCACCACCCCACCCCTCCGCGTGCATGGCGTGGATCTCCAGCGGCAACCTCCGCGTGGTTTCCTCGCTAATCATCTTCTCGGTGGCTCCTAGCAGCGACCTGGCCATGGGCGCCAACCGACTCCTCGGTGGCCTCCTCCTCACGATGCAATGCCGGTGACCGGTCCCACTCGAACGGCAGCTGACACAACCCTATGGCGACCGGCGGCGGCCTCGGCTTAACCCCCCGACGACGGGCCAGCATGCCCAAGCGGCGGCTCCCTGGGCACCGGGCGGACGAGGTGGAaatcctaaccgccccctcccCCATCCATTTTATATGGGGTGGATCCTTAGCCTAGCCGAATGGGCCTCAGCCCAGGTTACCCTGGCCCATTCGATCGACAATCAGAGGCAAATGTCCATTTTACAGAACACACCCTATGTTTCTATTTAATTGCGTTATAAAAATACAgtgaattttcttttttaatttaaacCCTTTGGTTTTAAATATATTTCATTGTATTATATTTACATCAGGTAAATATGCATTCCAGATCCTATTTTTCTGGAATATGTGTAATGTTCAGTGTGTTTGCCCCatgcaatccctataacatgcaattATATTTACGACAgctttaattttgcaattgagattCATTTTGTTGCAAGATTATACATTAATTCATCTTAATtaagcacaattttttttatgtctgatagtgcttaattcaagcagaattaaaatgtaaaattaaattttaagtGATTTgctcaatttaatatttgtggAATATAAGGTAATGGAACAATAACATCTACTGCATATTTGCAGATTATCTACAATTACTGCTAGGTCTATATTTTATCACCTTGACTTAATGATTATATTCAACGTGTTCTTCTAAATATTCTACTTAGCATAACGCAAGATAATAGGAACATATGTATTTATTGATAAATGTCAGATTTTATCTTCCACTACTATGAGATCTACACtatatttggtgattatcttcaacgtaTTAGCTATATAATTTGaagtctacactatgtaattcaagtctcgactttacaaattttgcatcattattataatattatcatgatgatttttaatttacatatagtaaattaatcaaatctatggtcaaaTTCATGTAGGATACAATGGCCGTAAAAGAGTTCGATGAACTCGAGCTTGatggtcacaattatccaaTATGAGCAATAGACATCAAGGTCAATCTTACATTTCATGGAATAGTAGTTGCACTCAAACCTCCCTAAGAGGAAAACCcacaactacaagatcaagtaAAATATAGAGCTTTATATATAATAAGATACTATATCTATCCAAATATCAAATTTGAGCATATGATAGAAGCGAATCCGAGCACTCTATGACTAGATCTAGATATGAACAACATAAGGCAAAATTGTTTTTCATGAATGAACAATCACGTTATTCATAATATCTGCTCAAAATTGTTTTTTACCAaagaataccaagtttattctgacttaatacatgtattactttaggctaaaaagcatgatgaactgCCAAGGACTTGTCATTAGCGCCCAATCGGCGTAGCTTTTTTTACCTGAAGTACATGCTAATGTCTAGAATAATTACAAGTTCGATGGCTCTCTTAAACGTcatccaaagaacttcaatggTAAACGCAAACGCAATAAGAAGCAGAAGCTCTATGCACCAGATCAGGTTAAATGAATTTCtaaacttgacaaatctaatgtttGTCGTAAGTGTGGATGTTACAAGCACTCCACTTAGAAATGTCGCAACTCGAGACATTTAGTTGATCTGTATTTACAATCCGTGAGACGTAACTGACCTGCTCAAGGGCAAAGATTGGAAGCACACTTCGACCTTCAAACTGACTCCACCAAAGAgactagttgttcacaacatATTCTACAAGAAACAAGTAACAACCAGCCTCTTCTGCAACCTGAAGATCCCATGAGCACAGAAaatatgtttgtcaaatttgcttCGCATGACATGTTTGGAGATCTTAACTAGTCTCCCAATTCCTTAGATACCATGTTATCTGCgtctttttaaatattttaatacaatattgtatcaacactatgatactacataaattttgtatgtattctatatatctgataaaaaatttatattaaaatttcatttatatatatagatttctacgAGATTCAATTTGATGGAAGAGAAAATCTGCTTAGTAGATAGCTGTATCACTAACTTTGTACTTAGTGaaaccaaatatttttaaactcttAAAATTAGTAAAGGAAATATTATGGTAATCGCTGGACGCGATATTATGATTGTTAGCATTGGTCGTGCCATAATCACTCTCCTTACGAGTATTCAAATCATAATCGATGTTACACTATTGTATCCTAATTCAACTTGTACCCTATTAaattatagagatatccgtcatAATGGTTTCATATTGAAATCCATGATAACAACAAAGAGAAATTTCtcctcttaaaaaaaataaccaaTATGGCAAGCTTCTCTATATACCATATGaattgtactatacatatatcaaatattgtaccatatattacgtataaaatattttttctatctcgaTCGCATCAAGACATGGTATGATTGTCTTAAtcactctaccttagagatgataagaaaaattattaacaattttaTTTGTCACAGTATCAATTTTCGTGCACCGTATGTGTCATAGAGAGTTTAATTTTAAgaccctcttaccttaaaattcataatgcaCCAACTATTTTTCTGAACGTATTTAAGAACTTATATGTGGCTctattcaataattttatgGATTATCTAGGTACTCAATAATGctgattgatgcatctacaaaatAGTCTCATATGTGTCCTTATCCATAAGGCACCATATTTTTGCTAAACTCACTACtcaattaataaaaaattagagcAAATAATCTTGGAcgcaggatcaaatccattcacatTGATAATGTCATTCCTTAATGTGCATTCAGTTATTGTTTGATTTTGGGACTACTGTATTAAGTACCATATGTTACAGCTTAATCtatcatcaagaggatcaaaTTATTTACATGACTAACCATAGAATTGCAATTTGCCAATATCTTATTGGTGACATACGGCTTTACACACCAtatcattaaaccaaattcatTTAACTGCAATCATACGGCTCTCTCTGTTACAGTTCATATATAGAAATTTGACCTCAGCCAAGTATTTTTCATCCGCGAATCGATTACATTCTGCAcgcatcgatatcatcaccctgTATTATACATCAAAGGAGATTAGGGATCTATATAAGGTATAATTATCCGTTAATCATATAATACCTTGGAGTCCTCTAAATGAAATATATTCATTGTCTGTATGCTCATAACATTGTGAGAACAATTCCTAGTATTAGGGAAAGATAATATCACAAAATAATACCAAGAATCATAAGAGAATGTCATACACGTTCACATTCAGTCCTCATATCTGTGTGCatatgatggatgcaacttagtgattgacggcgggatgatcggggccaagcagagtgcttgccagacgatcaaggagaccggacggagtcaagggtgattttagctaaacacgtggaggtcaagcaaagcatggaaatcggatgaagacgatgtgttgataaaatcaagcgaagaggatgtcggtgcaagtgacaaggcggctcgagagatcaggagcgggagagacttgccgacggttaggatcgcaagacggagtacacgtgtcgacatcggaacacttgcttaaggtgtaagcaagtgggaaGTCACGCTCTGAGAAGCATGCTTGGGTTTcacgatttggcctcaaaatcgtgggaggactggaggagtacgtggcatcgtcacgaagcttgcgtcgagagaAGCTATGTCGTGAAGGTGTTGCGACCATTCGATGAATCGAGAAGATAATGGATCAAAATACTATGTCGTGAAGGTGTTGCGACCATTCGATGAATCGAGAAGATAATGGATCAAAATACTTTTGatggtaggtaagagtgtactacaagtgatgagtattttggaaaaaaattaggaaacttTGTGATAAAATTTCCTATGCTTATAAATAGAAGGATAGGGCTATGGGAGAAGATGAACTAGTCAttttgagcctcttgtgccatccatatgagagccttgtgctagggttttagatgagaggaagatgaatgcttagcctatgtattaggtgagaattttgtgagaaaaaaatatttttaatctgCCTAAATTAGAGATGATCTCTGCTccaatgaaatttattttttaatattattg of Phragmites australis chromosome 3, lpPhrAust1.1, whole genome shotgun sequence contains these proteins:
- the LOC133913395 gene encoding uncharacterized protein LOC133913395, coding for MEFAVVEGESFSPSCPTLVMPALSIGNVGQLAVDLLISSAKARRVAYLDESSVLPCAGNDAFGPDAVGDLALALEAYESASHRLAFIQQRSPVITGMMVSFAKHVADFISSIGKDHIVILSSLDSGKRRVTDTSSNMQVYYLSSCNEDGSDPEYEKLGWKRLEEYDPSQQGWNCLASLVEGGVFSEDMVDDNEMTINDYYASLPFAALFSACKAKGLKVSCVLCYCSEGDNMPESFQLAEAVCKLLGHGPEKFHGNGSNGWTIPLSWKSVYGPPPDMSIF